The DNA segment agagagatggagaTTCATTCTATAGAAGAAGAAAGTGAGATGACACAAGAAAAGTCATCAAGAATTAGAAAGGGTGGTTTCAGAACCTTGCCATTCATCTTAGGTATACATGGAtgaatgtaaatatatatttttttatttaacttttaTATTTCTTGTTCCTTTTTTATGGCTATAATTTTTAAATTGTATTTTGAAGTATCAAGTTTATATTGAAATTAACAGCAAATGAATCATTTGAAAAAGTGGCAAGTTATGGACTACTTCCAAACATGATTATATACCTCTTGGTGGATTACCATATGAGTTTCACTAAGGGCACAAACATCATTTTAATTTGGTCCGCGGCCACCAATTTCCTACCGATCGTCGGAGCTTTTCTCGCGGATTCATTTCTCGGCCGATTCCTCACCATTTTTCTTGGCTCTATCATTAGTCTCATGGTATGTATCGCATACTCTACCCATGAGTCCATGAcgtagtaatttagtggtttgaTATTTGTCCACCATAAAAGTATAGTGTGTTTAAATCCTTACAAGTGTAGCTTAAGTGATATTTGTGTCTAAAATAATTGCTTGTAAAAAAATGTTTGATATTCTCTTTATATACATGTATATGGTTAGGTGATATTTATGTCTAAAATAATTGCTCGTAAAAAATGTATGGTATTAATCTATGTTTATTTCATAACTTTTATATTtggataataaataaataagtaaaataaaTTTTCATAACTACAACTTTTCGTAATCCAACTAGATTGATTTCCGGTGGGACTTCTTGGGTGTACTAATTAATGTATCTTTTTCATTGGTGACAATTTTCGGTATTGTATTCATATGTCTATCAAGAGCGGATTTCTCTAGGTATAGGGaaacaaaaatattttatgtTTTTGGGTGCAAGGGTTTTTtatgtatataatttttttaacggtaaatttggatcgACAGACCACAAGAGTATCATCATGTCATCAACGGAACtatccgatcatatccatctttaCTAAACATAATGTCTATACACAAATTtaggagaaaacccaataaatacgGAAAAACTCTCCTTTGTGGAATCGAACCCAAGACCAATTGGTCTCAAAGtcaaagccttatcccaccctcAAGATTCgtatgtaatttttttatacaCCGATTTTAGGTTAATTTAGATGACTTGATTTGGTTCATATGATCGAGTTTTTTAACGTGTATTGTACATCTCATGTTTTCTCACAGGATTGCCTTTTCAAGTCATGTTATTTTTATAGGGATATTCGATTTAAATAACCGCAATTTTCACTAACTGACCGATATCATTCTCAACTTTTGATTTGTCTacaccactcccaactttcaacttattggccgaTAGCACTCCAACACTAACCCAACACTAACCCAATTAgttttttgctgatgtggcacttGTGTGGTGACGTGGCATCTGACATGGAATCTTTTTGATGACATGGTAGCTGATGTGGCGTCTAACTTGGCTTTTCTGATGACGTGGCAGCTAACGTGGCACTAGTTTGGTGACGTGGTAGCTGATGTCAGCAAACTAGGTTAGTGTTGGGTTAGGCTGAGTGTGCTAtcggccaataagttgaaagttgagagTGGTGTGGTGTGGTACAAATCGAAAGTTATGAGTGCTATCGGCCAATTGGTAAAAGTTggaattatttaaatccaatatccatTTTTTATGTACTTTAAAAGAATAAGAAGAATAATTCAAACTCAAAACTCTACAATATTTTAGACAATTATAAGTCATACTTACATTTGTCATACTACAAACCACTAATTTGTAACTGGTTTAGATTGTTCTAGTTTTCGGATAGGTTTGTATGCATTTTATCGTCTGGTTTTGTTACACTAAGAATGAGTTTAGTAAAAGTTTGTTAATTAGTATTGTAGAGGGACTAAATTGTAACAATTGTATAAGTTGTTAACCGACATTTAAAGAGTTAGTTAATTAGAATTAACCATTTCAGAAAAAAAGTTAATTAGTATTAACGCGCTAATAACAAGATATTAGATTTGATACCTACTTCTTCTAAGTTAACATGTTTGATCCGGTTTTGTAGGGTATGATCCTTCTATGGTTAACAACAATGATCCGTGATGTAAAACCGCCCCTATGTGATCCTCGGAATCCTTCAACGTGTAAATCACCAACACCCATTCAGTATACTCTTCTTTATTCAGCTTTTGCTTTTATGTCCATTGGAGCTGGTGGGGTCCGCCCATGTTCTTTGGCATTTGGGGCGGACCAAATCGACACAAAGGACGTTACAAAGCGAGAGAGACGGTTGGAGAGCTTCTTTGGATGGTATTATTCCATGGCTATTATGGGGGTCATGATTGCAATTACGGCTATCGTTTATATTCAAGATCATCATGGATGGAGAGTCGGGTTTGGGATCCCGGTTATTCTCATGTTTATCTCTACTCTTTCGTTTGTTGTCGCTTATCCTCTTTACTATAAGATGAAGGTTGAAAAAAGCTTGTTTACTAGCTTGTGTCAAGTGATATATGTGGCCTGGAAAAATAGAAGGATTGAGCTGCCCAACTCAGTTGATGGCTCGTGGTATAACAAAAATGATGCAAACGTTACTAAGCCGACGGATAACTTAAGGTACTCTATCTATACATGCCTTTTCTTTCTAGTAGAGGCGACCAGAATGGGTGGGTCTAGCAGGTTGGGTAACACTTAAAAGTGTCTATGTTTGTGCGCACGAGTCAAAAGCGGATATAGTCCACTAAAGATACTTTTTTCCGAATTTAATAAATAATTAGAGTGCCAAATATGATTAAAAATGTATATTTGTTTTAGCATTAACTCAATTTAGAGTGCCAAATTGATTAGGTTTTATGCCTTAAATCCAATTCCAAGGACTTTCAACCCATTTGGCTCATGTAACACGTTTGTGTAAAAATGGTTACAAACATTATATTATTATAGTAATGATCCGATTCTTTTAACAAAATACTAAAATACACTTGGTAGGCTTTCGACCTGTTTGACTATTGTTCCTTTATTTTACTCGCTTGGCCTGTTAGAGATAAAAACTAATTCGTATCAATCTAGTTATGATAACTATTACATCATTTACGGTTTTATTTTCCCTCTAGGTTCTTAAATAAAGCTTGCACTCTTAGCATAGCCCACAATACGACCGATGCAATTGCTAAAGATCAATGGATCGTGTGCACGGTAGATCAAGTCGAAGAGCTAAAGGCACTCATTAAAGTGATCCCATTATGGTCGTCGTGTATAATGTTATCGGTCGCCAATAGTCAAACCACATTTCCAGTCCTTCAAGCTCGAGCCATGGATAGACACATCACGTCGGGATTTGAAATCCCCGCAGCCTCATTCAGCTTTTTCACAATCGTATCTATAATGGTTTGGGTTATACTATATGACCGGGCTATCCTCCCTTTATTATCTGAAATACAAGGGAAGCCCGTTTATATAAGTGTAAAGTTAAGAATGGGGGCGGGTCTCGTGTGCTCAATAGTAGCGCTGGTGATTTCAGCGATTGTAGAACACGTAAGGAAAAATAAAGCGATTGAAAACGGGTTTTTGAATAATCCTCAAGGGGTTATAAGTATGTCTGCATTGTGGCTTATTCCACAACATGTTCTAAGCGGGTTGGCAGATGCGTTGAACATAATTGGTCAAAACGAGTTCTATTATACCGAATTCCCTAAGAGTATGTCTAGTGTCGCCATGGCACTTTATATGCTCGGTGCGGCCTTTGCAAGCTTATTGGCTAGTCTTTTGCTAAGCACTGTGAATGATTTAACAAAAGGGCATGGAAAAGACAGTTGGGTTTCGACTAATATCAACAAGGCTCAATATGAGAAGTATTATTGGCTCCTTGGTGTTATGAGTTGTATAAATTTATTGTATTATGTTGTATGTAGTTGGCGTTACAGGTCGTCTGTAGGTAAAACAGTAGTAGAGGGCAATAAAACTAGTGATCCGGGCGTTGAACTTGGGTCGACAAGCTAGAAATTAGGATCATAGGTTTGAAGTTTGAACAATGTATATGTTTCAAGCTCTACATCTATTGATGCATTTGTAGTTTCTTAAAGCGTCTATCGCTCAAATGTATACCGTCATATGTCATTTCAAATGCATTGTTTGGAATGAATCGGTCTGAAAACTTGTGATAAGACCCGTCTCGAAGATGGAACAAAACTGAAAGGAAAACCAAGACATTTTGTTGTATGTAGTTGGGACCGCCACCACCGTCGCCAGTCATCTCAACCCGTACCCAATAGCCGCCAAAAAATAGCGGGTGAACTTATTTTGATACTTTATTTCTACGACGACCAATTTCAACTTGAGCCCATTTTGGTTAGGAACTTAGAACTCATTTAGCCCTGAACTAAattgatagttttttttttcagatgAACCGCTTTAACACGAACCCATTTTACTCGTAACAAACTTTGACCCTAACCAATTTGACCCGCCACCAGACCTACCCATTTTATAAGGTGTTTTATATCAAACTGAAGTTGCAAATTAACAAATAATGAGGTGTTTGAAGCAAACGTTGATATGAATCTTACAAATGATCGGCTATGCATCAAACTCGGTAAAAAAATCTAGCTATAACCCTCATCAAAAAACAAAAGACATGTTATACAACAAATGCAAACACGGAACACAAATTAATTCCGGAAAAACAATGAAATGTGGAAACGACAAAAACGAGTATAAATACAGAAACTTGATGTTATGATGTATTACCGTATATATTACAACATGTACCATCATCACGAACTGTAGCTGGAACCTAGGCAGAGGTAATCGATGAACTTAACACTTGGATCTGCAGATACAAACATTTAATGTTTATGTTGTTCAGACTTAACTTACTAAATATTAAGATTTGTAATAATATTTAGACTATTTATTTAGAATGTAATTAGTTACCTTATTTACAAGCATGTTTACTTGTTCTCGGTACATCTCCTTCAAGTCCACAATATCAGCACGAAGCTCCTCAAGCTACAAGAAAGCAGAATTACACGATATGCAtaagcagtggcggacccaagatTTTTTTCCATTGGGGTCCATTTTTTTGTGTTAGAATTTTTCACAACCAAACATTAAAATTTTCGGGCCGGTCGTCGTAGTCGGGTCGGGTCAGGGCTAGGAAATAATGTAGAAGCATTTAGTGGACATGAAAGCACTACATTATTAAGAACCATTTTTAAGAATCAAGTTATCAAATCGTGGTGGTTAATAAGTTGCTTGAAACCAATAGCTACCTAAACAACACAACTACTTTACATAACTTCAAAATTTTGTTTAAGCTTTTCTTTTTTGAACGGCACTATATAATAAACTGAAAAACAAGAGATGTaagacttgaacttgagacctATTTATTGAAACACAAGGGGATTTACCACCATACCATCTTTGCTTTTAATACAATGGGGTCCAACTAATTTATTTTATGGGGTCCTTGAAAATTTTAACATACTGGttctactattttttttaaaaacattggggTCCATGGACCCCGACCCGCACCgtgtgggtccgcccctgtgcATAAGGTTTCTTACTATTAGTTGTCTTCTTGTTTTATGAATGTCACACTGTTTACAACTTCTTAAATAGCTTTATTAATGAAAATGAATCATAAATAAAAAGTAGTGTTTGTATCATATTTGGAATATTAAATATaaacaaaattgaaaaaaaaaaaaaagcatggAGAAAGTGTTAATTAGTCGGCCCGACCCATTTTGACCTGTTATCCAACCCACTTATAATTTATACTAGAGGTGGAAAAATGGGCAGATTGGGTAACGGGTTCAGGTTGGAACGGCTTAAATTTTAGCCCTTTTttataaagagtaaaatgccattttcgtccctgaggtatGGCTAGTTTTACGGCTTTTGTCCAAGGGTTTGtttctggatccaaaaggtttgaaatcttgccattttcatccagctagttaactccatccatttttctccgttaagtcaggggtatttccatcttttttgttaacttaaagggcaattcggtctttttcactttatgtcaAAAGACcgaaaacaaacctttggacgaaagtcccaaaactggccaaacctcagggacgaaaacgaCATTTTGCTCttttataaataattaatgtGTTGCTTATggtttaaaaaaaacaatatcaCTGTGATAATTGTCTAAACCTATGAATAAAAACGATTTTGGAGTTGGTATGAAACACAACTCAAAGACAATATGTACCTCTTCATCTCGTTCACCCATTAACTCAAGTGCAGCAGAGTGCCTGCGTCTTAATGCTTCTATGTCTGCTTTCAAGCCAGGCAATTGAGACACTTCTGACCGCAATTTCTCACACTACACAAAAATACAGATCAAAGGTTAATTATATTTAGAGTTTAATCTATAAGGTTGATTATAGTAACGCACTAAAAAAATTATCCTACATAGAAACATACTTCAATTTCACACAACTCAAAGCAACCATTTGGTAAATTATGTTGCTAAtatataaataagtatgtcgctaattacaaaaaaattatattaaaattattgTTAATCACCAATGGCCTCTTGGCCTAGTGGCATCAAGTGTTTATCTAAACAAAAGTGGTGTGGGTTCGAGTCCCACACAAAGTAGGTATACGGTGGATTTTAGGAGTAGATTTTAACGATTGTGTGTTTGCCATTAAAAAATAGGGTTTAATCTTTAGGGTTATTTGCTTAATATAGCACGATACATTGTTTATTTAATTGATTATGGTAATGTACTTTGGCTTTATACAAATAATAACATAATTTCCTTCTTTTACCAATCAAAGCAACCAAAAGGTAAACTATGTTGCTATTATtggaaacacacacacacgtatgttGCATGatcaataaaaaaatgaaaatacatTGCTACGGTCTGTTGAAAAATGAAAGTAGGTTGCCATCGGTGGCGGGTCCAGGAATTTTTCCCAGGGGGTTCCTTTTGGTAtattctcactaattttttcGAAATCATAGTTATCAAAGgcgctaggcgcactcaaggcgcataggcctcgcctggggcctaggcgcaaagtGCAAAAAAAGCAAGAGCCTGAGAAAAATAAAGcgcataataaaaaaaattaaagtgcAAAAAAAGCAAGAGCCTGAGAAAAATAAAGcgcataataaaaaaaattaataaatatattatgtattagaaaaagaatactattctttaaataaaataaacaaaatttattatataacactttatatcatttatttagtaccaaaagttctaaaatattaGCGCATTAGggtagaaaagtagttttccttagaTAAAAGTACGGATCTGGCTAGAATCCTGCTCGGAATTTAGAAAATTTGGCCGGAAACTCTCAGAATCCAGAACTCTCGCCAGAATGTGCACTTGAACCATCATCTGGAGAATTAAAGTGCAATTTCCTCGACTTAAGGCGCAACTGCCTCGCCTCGCCTGAAacatgggcctaggcgcaagaggcgatggcttttaacaactatgttcgaaatcattcaaggtttccaccaactttttccattttttttttcaaaccaagggggttcctgggaacccaaaaaccccctggatccgccactggttGTCGTGATCGGTAATGAAAAGCAGGTACATTACTCCCTCTGTTTGACTATTGTTGTCTACATTTCTATCTTGATTGTCCCAAAATAATTGTCCATTTTATATAGTTAGATTAACATTTACTAATTTTCCCATTTTACCATTAATGACCCTTATCATTAAATCTCACAAGCGGTTCTAGTCAACTGGGTCTTAAATGCATCAAGGGTAACACTGgcattttgctaattaaaatatgCATAATTTTGTTTTTCTGTTTGTAAAACAGTAATGTTGGAATGTAGAAAAGTACTGTTACATGTTTCATAATGTCATTATAATCAGAAAAACAGGTGGGCACTGAATCCTCATCTTTATCCTACTTTCTTTGTAATTTTGTTAGGAATacaatgacattagcgaataattAAGATGAAATAATTTTTCTAGTTAGTGTTCCTGATTTTTTGGGGTTGTTACTGCTTAATTTGTGGAGGAGTAACTACAAATGTTTTCTATTTAAAAGAATAGTTTTATACTTGTAAACaaagcagttaatgcggtaaaatatcatATATTTGTCAAGGAACAATATTTAAGATATAGTTTATCTCGGTGGGATATCAGCATAGTTATCAAAAGCGAGCGCCTTGTGCGCCTAGGCGCAATTTTCAGGCGAGGCGCAATTATTGCGCTTGTTTAGACGCGATTCCCAGATTCTGACGGCTTCCGACCACTTTCTGTAAATTCCGGCAAGATTCTGAAATAAACTCAGGCTTAGGCAGCCGCGTTTAGCGTAGAGGAGGAGAGATGGAGTAAAATGGGTCAAAGACAGCAGCTGCTCGTGGTGTTCTGGTGGCCGGAGACCAGAGTTTAAGGTGACAGGAGATCGGAGTTGCAGGGTAGTGagagagaaggaagaagaaacgTTGAGGGGGTAAAGGACAGGAAAGGGGAGAGAGAGACATACAAAAAGAAATAAAAGCAAACCTTTTAAGTGGGTTACTGTTTAAAAGACTGTTAAAAGTGACTGAACATATATGTGCAGAGACTGAAATAATAAAGAGTGAACATATGTGTAAAGTGTAAACGACAGTGACTAATTACTAGCATAGGGCTAGGGCTAGGCTAGTCTTACAAAgcatattatatattttttattttctttatatgTGCGCTTTTTTTTTCTCGGTACCCACCGAAACCCCCAT comes from the Helianthus annuus cultivar XRQ/B chromosome 4, HanXRQr2.0-SUNRISE, whole genome shotgun sequence genome and includes:
- the LOC110935593 gene encoding protein NRT1/ PTR FAMILY 1.2, whose translation is MEIHSIEEESEMTQEKSSRIRKGGFRTLPFILANESFEKVASYGLLPNMIIYLLVDYHMSFTKGTNIILIWSAATNFLPIVGAFLADSFLGRFLTIFLGSIISLMGMILLWLTTMIRDVKPPLCDPRNPSTCKSPTPIQYTLLYSAFAFMSIGAGGVRPCSLAFGADQIDTKDVTKRERRLESFFGWYYSMAIMGVMIAITAIVYIQDHHGWRVGFGIPVILMFISTLSFVVAYPLYYKMKVEKSLFTSLCQVIYVAWKNRRIELPNSVDGSWYNKNDANVTKPTDNLRFLNKACTLSIAHNTTDAIAKDQWIVCTVDQVEELKALIKVIPLWSSCIMLSVANSQTTFPVLQARAMDRHITSGFEIPAASFSFFTIVSIMVWVILYDRAILPLLSEIQGKPVYISVKLRMGAGLVCSIVALVISAIVEHVRKNKAIENGFLNNPQGVISMSALWLIPQHVLSGLADALNIIGQNEFYYTEFPKSMSSVAMALYMLGAAFASLLASLLLSTVNDLTKGHGKDSWVSTNINKAQYEKYYWLLGVMSCINLLYYVVCSWRYRSSVGKTVVEGNKTSDPGVELGSTS